One genomic window of Chelonoidis abingdonii isolate Lonesome George chromosome 5, CheloAbing_2.0, whole genome shotgun sequence includes the following:
- the LOC116829535 gene encoding LOW QUALITY PROTEIN: large ribosomal subunit protein eL31-like (The sequence of the model RefSeq protein was modified relative to this genomic sequence to represent the inferred CDS: inserted 1 base in 1 codon; substituted 1 base at 1 genomic stop codon) yields MAPAKKGGEKKKGRSAINEVVTREYTINIQKRIHGVGFKKRAPPRALKEIHKFVMKEMGTPDVLIXTRLNKAVXAKGIRNVPYRIRVCLSRKCNEDEDSPNKLYTLVTYVSVTTFQSLQSVNVDEN; encoded by the exons ATGGCTCCAGCAAAGAAAGGTGGAGAAAAGAAGAAGGGGAGATCTGCTATCAATGAGGTGGTGACTAGGGAATATACCATCAACATTCAAAAACGGATCCATGGCGTGGGATTCAAGAAACGTGCCCCCCCCCGTGCTCTCAAGGAGATCCATAAATTTGTAATGAAGGAGATGGGTACTCCTGATGTACTCA GAACCCGATTGAACAAAGCAGTTTAGGCCAAAGGGATAAGGAATGTTCCCTACCGCATCCGTGTATGTTTATCCAGAAAATGCAATGAGGATGAAGATTCACCCAACAAACTATACACGCTGGTTACCTATGTATCTGTCACCACTTTCCAAAGTCTACAGTCAGTCAATGTGGATGAAAACTAA